Proteins encoded within one genomic window of Conchiformibius steedae:
- the prfH gene encoding peptide chain release factor H, with protein MNNVCLLISTAQGPAECRLFARFIANTVCREAAAQGLRCQVLQSQSDQYGLRSALLQLTGTHAATAAARWLGTWQWICPSPLRPQHPRKNWFVAVSLAAHSPEYADHAADNIRFSTCRARGNGGQHLNKTESAVRAVHLPSGLSVRVENRRSQHANKKQARLLLAEKLLHRQQQNQRHTEQQNHRQRHDLERGNAVRQYRGSGSYPIPIEN; from the coding sequence ATGAACAACGTTTGTTTACTGATTTCCACCGCACAAGGTCCTGCCGAATGCCGTTTGTTTGCCCGCTTTATTGCCAACACCGTTTGCCGCGAAGCCGCCGCACAAGGTTTGCGCTGCCAAGTCCTGCAATCGCAAAGCGACCAATACGGTTTGCGTTCCGCCCTGTTGCAACTGACAGGCACACACGCTGCCACCGCCGCCGCGCGATGGTTGGGTACATGGCAATGGATTTGTCCCAGCCCGCTGCGTCCGCAGCATCCGCGTAAAAACTGGTTTGTAGCCGTATCGTTGGCAGCACATTCCCCTGAATACGCTGACCACGCAGCAGACAATATCCGTTTCAGCACCTGTCGCGCCCGTGGCAACGGCGGACAGCACCTGAACAAAACCGAAAGTGCCGTCCGTGCCGTACATCTGCCCAGTGGATTAAGCGTGCGCGTAGAAAACCGCCGCAGCCAGCACGCCAACAAAAAACAAGCACGTTTGCTGCTGGCAGAAAAACTATTGCATCGGCAACAACAAAACCAACGCCATACCGAACAGCAAAACCACCGCCAGCGTCATGATTTGGAACGCGGCAACGCCGTCAGACAGTACCGTGGCAGCGGTTCTTACCCCATACCTATTGAAAATTAA
- a CDS encoding TonB-dependent hemoglobin/transferrin/lactoferrin family receptor codes for MSSVHQKKKRHPNRRAVGKTPGGVAARSRSKADYKMHGRLSHRPVPTVLATYRNLAPAPISPYPCTVLSEQPKTSLWRAVLPALLLVPATAPALAADNNADEGKTLKQLEAVGKRRSSDKLGETRTKRKALDEQMVHDEHDLTRYETGVSVVEGGRTGSNGFAIRGVDKDRVAINVDGLAQAESRSSEAFQELFGAYGNYNANRNTAEIENFSEVTISKGADSLKSGSGALGGAVNYKTKSAEDYVHEDKPYYLGAKAGYLSRNKQRFSSITFAGKLGGWETLLVHTRRQGAETANRADEKETKLTSDTPISSVFNNSGSTRSEKAYGVSRGKPDPQTWENQTTLFKTGYRLNYNHYLGGVFEESRLERQTKELSNLWTPKNLGSEDPSGDVRHRNDVSYRRRIGFEYQGTLEKGPWDKLKLTWDKQKITMATWTWDLPANYLDKGFNSEALHMYRQIHQTTRRAALQADKHLPFERADWQIQYGGGLQTNDNDNDNVTYWVKLFAPHIATANRNDDIFLLKTRSKSRYIYWNNALSLGERRQWRLNMGVRYDRSVSNAKNDGNYTGTVAKVLPELGSSLKHGGTSYSLGVDWRPNNHLSLMAKASNGFRAPTTDELWLMFPHPDFYLKANPKLKSETARNLELGISANGKAGSFTLSGFNTRYRNFIELAYLGLGVMPFARDSFPAVVWQNQNRSSAYVRGLEWKSRWQLDSIGLPKGMYTGLTATYIKGKAKAADGKSYPINALSPWSAVWNIGYDAPSKKWGAALHLSHTARKKPQDTIHSNDDLSNPWPFAKHSKSYTIADASVYRHFGRHFTLRAGVNNLTNKKYYTWDALRSIREFGTVNRVDNKTHAGIDRFTSPGRNFNVTVEARF; via the coding sequence ATGTCTTCCGTTCATCAAAAGAAAAAACGCCATCCGAACCGCCGCGCCGTAGGTAAAACCCCCGGTGGTGTCGCCGCCCGCAGCCGCAGCAAAGCCGATTACAAAATGCACGGACGTTTGTCGCATCGCCCTGTGCCGACCGTATTGGCGACTTACCGCAATCTTGCCCCCGCACCGATTAGCCCCTATCCCTGCACCGTGTTGTCCGAACAGCCCAAAACTTCTTTATGGCGTGCCGTACTGCCTGCCTTATTGCTCGTTCCCGCCACTGCGCCTGCCTTGGCTGCCGACAACAACGCAGACGAAGGCAAAACACTCAAGCAGCTTGAAGCCGTTGGCAAACGCCGCAGTAGCGACAAACTTGGCGAAACCCGCACCAAGCGCAAAGCCCTTGATGAACAGATGGTACATGACGAACACGACCTCACCCGTTACGAAACAGGGGTAAGCGTGGTGGAAGGCGGACGCACAGGCTCAAATGGTTTTGCCATTCGTGGCGTGGATAAAGACCGCGTTGCCATCAATGTAGATGGTTTGGCACAAGCCGAAAGCCGTTCTTCCGAAGCCTTCCAAGAACTGTTTGGCGCATACGGCAACTACAACGCCAACCGCAATACCGCCGAAATTGAAAACTTTTCCGAAGTCACCATCAGTAAGGGTGCAGATTCGTTGAAATCAGGCAGTGGCGCACTCGGCGGCGCGGTAAATTACAAAACCAAATCCGCCGAAGATTACGTTCACGAAGACAAGCCCTATTATTTGGGCGCGAAAGCAGGTTATTTAAGCCGCAACAAACAACGTTTTTCCAGCATTACTTTTGCGGGTAAACTGGGCGGTTGGGAAACCCTGCTGGTACACACCCGTCGTCAGGGCGCAGAAACCGCCAATCGCGCAGACGAAAAAGAAACCAAACTCACCAGCGACACCCCTATTTCTTCCGTGTTTAACAACAGCGGCAGCACCCGCAGCGAAAAAGCCTACGGCGTATCGCGCGGCAAACCCGACCCGCAAACATGGGAAAACCAAACCACCCTGTTTAAAACAGGCTACCGTCTCAATTACAACCACTATTTAGGCGGCGTGTTTGAAGAATCCCGTTTAGAACGCCAAACCAAAGAACTTTCTAATTTGTGGACACCCAAAAATCTCGGTTCGGAAGACCCCAGCGGCGATGTGCGTCACCGCAACGATGTCAGCTACCGCCGCCGCATCGGTTTTGAATATCAAGGCACTTTAGAAAAAGGACCTTGGGACAAACTCAAACTGACTTGGGACAAACAAAAAATCACCATGGCAACATGGACATGGGATTTGCCTGCCAACTATTTGGACAAAGGCTTTAATTCCGAAGCCCTGCACATGTACCGTCAAATCCACCAAACCACCCGCCGCGCCGCACTGCAAGCAGACAAACACCTGCCGTTTGAGCGTGCCGATTGGCAAATCCAATACGGCGGCGGTTTGCAAACCAACGACAACGACAACGATAACGTAACCTATTGGGTAAAACTGTTTGCCCCGCACATCGCCACCGCCAACCGCAACGACGATATTTTCCTGTTGAAAACCCGTTCCAAAAGCCGTTACATTTACTGGAACAATGCCTTGAGCTTGGGCGAACGCCGTCAATGGCGTTTGAATATGGGCGTGCGTTACGACCGCAGTGTCAGCAACGCCAAAAACGATGGCAACTACACTGGCACGGTTGCCAAAGTTCTTCCTGAATTAGGCAGCAGCCTGAAGCACGGCGGTACCAGCTATTCGCTGGGCGTGGATTGGCGACCCAACAACCACCTTTCCTTGATGGCAAAAGCCTCTAACGGTTTCCGCGCCCCCACCACAGACGAACTGTGGTTAATGTTCCCACACCCCGATTTTTACCTGAAAGCCAATCCCAAACTCAAAAGCGAAACCGCCCGCAATCTGGAATTGGGTATCAGTGCCAACGGGAAAGCAGGTTCGTTTACCTTATCGGGCTTTAACACCCGTTATCGCAACTTTATTGAACTGGCGTATTTGGGCTTGGGCGTGATGCCGTTTGCCCGCGACAGCTTCCCTGCTGTGGTGTGGCAAAACCAAAACCGTTCCTCTGCCTATGTGCGCGGATTGGAATGGAAAAGCCGTTGGCAGTTAGACAGCATCGGTTTACCTAAAGGTATGTACACAGGCTTAACCGCCACCTATATCAAAGGCAAAGCCAAAGCCGCAGACGGAAAATCCTATCCCATCAATGCCCTGTCGCCGTGGTCTGCCGTGTGGAATATCGGCTACGATGCCCCGTCTAAAAAATGGGGCGCAGCCTTGCATTTAAGCCACACTGCGCGTAAAAAGCCCCAAGACACCATTCACAGCAACGACGATTTAAGCAATCCGTGGCCCTTTGCCAAGCACAGTAAATCCTACACCATAGCCGATGCCAGTGTGTACCGTCATTTTGGCAGACACTTTACCTTACGCGCAGGCGTGAATAACCTGACCAACAAAAAATACTATACTTGGGATGCCTTACGCAGCATCCGCGAATTTGGCACGGTAAACCGTGTGGACAACAAAACCCACGCCGGTATTGACCGATTCACTTCCCCCGGACGCAATTTTAATGTAACCGTGGAAGCCCGTTTCTAA
- a CDS encoding Slam-dependent surface lipoprotein: protein MKTICIAVSLVCVLGGCAGSSITEPKGPVDIPTLPSANNNQSFKPNETLPARMQTLSTADTPSGQLEAVDVPARFTGTPEPELMYRTKDGTLYRFSEFTNPIVPSSFSPSWKMETRHQGQNTEKHGKMMVCCSGGGVFRYAAATDLKHVRFGAWGNGELFVGGMVSDPALMPGGSHEKVRDIKGKATYEVWALRVKDGQFVSSSYTPKSYTNSKGEPVVSLFTANFNTGKMGGTIVGNSDFGADVELKNVDIQGNAFSGTAQSAGKIGQVDGRFFGEPRTYGYGKYVEITGPATEEIGGKIVFDGNRSLDTVFGGKRVNEQYKDDSSDLNPLQ, encoded by the coding sequence ATGAAAACCATTTGTATTGCCGTGAGCTTGGTCTGTGTATTGGGCGGGTGCGCGGGCAGCAGCATCACCGAACCAAAAGGACCTGTGGATATCCCCACTTTACCCTCTGCCAACAATAATCAATCGTTTAAACCCAATGAAACCCTGCCTGCACGGATGCAAACCCTCAGCACTGCCGATACACCCAGCGGACAACTGGAAGCAGTGGATGTCCCTGCACGCTTTACCGGCACGCCCGAACCCGAATTGATGTACCGCACCAAAGACGGCACGCTGTACCGCTTCAGCGAGTTTACCAATCCGATTGTACCCAGTTCGTTTAGCCCGTCTTGGAAAATGGAAACCCGACATCAGGGGCAAAATACCGAAAAACACGGCAAAATGATGGTGTGTTGCAGCGGCGGCGGCGTGTTCCGTTATGCAGCGGCAACCGATTTGAAACACGTCCGTTTTGGCGCGTGGGGCAACGGCGAATTGTTTGTGGGCGGCATGGTGTCCGACCCTGCCTTGATGCCAGGCGGAAGCCACGAAAAAGTACGCGACATTAAAGGCAAAGCCACTTACGAAGTGTGGGCATTGCGCGTGAAAGACGGACAGTTTGTCAGTTCGTCCTACACACCCAAATCCTATACCAATTCCAAAGGCGAACCTGTAGTGTCGCTGTTTACCGCCAACTTCAATACAGGAAAAATGGGCGGAACAATTGTTGGCAACAGCGATTTTGGCGCAGACGTAGAATTAAAGAATGTGGATATTCAAGGCAATGCCTTTTCGGGTACGGCACAATCAGCAGGCAAAATCGGACAGGTGGACGGACGCTTTTTCGGCGAACCGCGCACTTACGGTTATGGTAAATACGTTGAAATTACCGGACCTGCCACCGAAGAAATTGGCGGCAAAATCGTGTTTGACGGCAACCGCAGTTTGGATACCGTATTTGGCGGCAAACGTGTTAATGAGCAATACAAAGATGATTCATCGGATTTGAATCCGCTTCAGTAA
- a CDS encoding RNA ligase RtcB family protein: MGNSYPVVIIRNQNTWIEGAAEQQLKTTAALAGMRRVAGMPDLHPGRGYPVGAAFFSSGVLYPALIGGDIGCGMALWQTELPARRAKADKLAKQLGSIDAPLAGDVPATIGGGNHFAELQTVDAVYLPEYLPAALAPDKLLLLVHSGSRGLGGEILRRHIDQHGHRGLPDAEAADYLAEHDAAVAFAVRNRAAIAQRMLERWRSSGQCLLDLSHNFVEACQLNGEHGWVHRKGATPANQGLAVIPGSRGDYSYLVMPAADTALSLYSLAHGAGRKWQRSECKGRLSHKYPADSLRKTALGSTVVCADKHLLYEEAPQAYKNIDSVVQALCDAGLVRVVARLKPVLTYKTAGGCEA; encoded by the coding sequence ATGGGCAATTCTTATCCTGTTGTTATCATTCGCAATCAAAATACTTGGATTGAAGGTGCTGCCGAGCAGCAATTAAAGACGACTGCTGCTTTGGCGGGTATGCGCCGCGTGGCGGGCATGCCTGATTTGCACCCCGGACGCGGTTATCCCGTGGGCGCGGCATTTTTCAGCAGTGGCGTACTGTATCCGGCGCTGATTGGCGGCGACATCGGTTGCGGCATGGCGTTGTGGCAAACCGAACTGCCTGCCCGCCGCGCCAAAGCCGACAAACTCGCCAAACAATTGGGCAGTATTGATGCGCCTTTGGCGGGCGATGTTCCCGCCACCATTGGCGGCGGCAACCATTTTGCCGAATTGCAAACTGTAGATGCGGTTTACCTGCCCGAATATCTGCCCGCAGCCCTTGCACCTGACAAACTGCTGTTGTTGGTACACAGCGGTTCGCGCGGTTTGGGCGGGGAAATCCTGCGCCGCCACATTGACCAGCACGGACACCGCGGTCTGCCCGATGCCGAAGCCGCCGATTATCTGGCAGAACACGATGCCGCCGTAGCGTTCGCCGTCCGCAACCGCGCCGCCATCGCCCAACGCATGCTGGAACGCTGGCGCAGCAGCGGGCAATGCCTGCTGGATTTAAGCCATAATTTTGTAGAAGCCTGCCAACTAAACGGCGAACACGGCTGGGTGCACCGCAAAGGCGCGACACCCGCCAATCAAGGTTTGGCGGTGATTCCGGGGTCGCGTGGCGATTACAGCTATTTGGTGATGCCCGCAGCCGATACCGCTTTGTCGCTGTATTCGCTGGCACACGGCGCAGGTCGCAAATGGCAGCGCAGCGAATGTAAAGGACGTTTGTCGCACAAATATCCTGCTGACAGCCTGCGTAAAACCGCTTTGGGCAGCACTGTGGTCTGCGCCGACAAACACTTACTGTACGAAGAAGCCCCGCAAGCCTACAAAAACATCGACAGTGTGGTACAGGCTTTGTGTGATGCAGGCTTGGTGCGCGTGGTGGCAAGGCTTAAACCCGTGCTGACCTACAAAACTGCGGGAGGGTGCGAAGCATGA
- a CDS encoding AAA family ATPase, with product MSLSEKIKNLISPQPDAADAPLAVEADALKTLMLHWAWEILYTLDGQNQFIESDGFHGTQIAEFIGADSWFDQEDFDPTVARRHIRRHHQVSTQDDFNQLWQEGVPAVLKSNVAQWTEMFGFDETESRLLTFAILLHTKPELMRLCALLNELDDNDTCHVLSKLLHLPENHITQALQSHGRLSSTGVLSLDRNEDYTLRSKIDLLSRQFAVQMAAEPLSPAQVLKEHITTPPQTQLSPENFAHLGVLTPAAVSHLQTVFADKQNGCNILIHGAAGTGKTEFTRVLAQQAGVELYEIAWSDEDNRPHNRNSRINALRMAQNIFSAQKVMLMFDEVEDLFDRGQSDFSLNKAWLNRMLENNPVPTVWVCNNVHLIDPSAVRRFDMVIEMKVPPVPVRAQMIRDLAGDYLPAPQIRALAESDVLVPALLKQAHRVTESAGKDWQAEPKSDLFQKLLHNTLKAQGHFHALNTRAKLPETYNPAWINCKQDLQALADGIVATGRGTLCLYGAPGTGKSAFAAWLAERAGKPLLYKRSSDLLSKYVGETEQLIAAAFEEAKENDAVLVFDEVDSFLQDRRNARQNWEVTQVNEMLTQMEAFDGIFAASTNLMRNLDQAALRRFDFKIEFGWLKPEQAWSAFQNHCVQLGLAVADNDPVLKAELWSMPQLALGDFAVVVKQARIVPVADAAAFAAALKRECALKEGAKGTFGFV from the coding sequence ATGAGTTTATCTGAAAAAATCAAAAACCTGATTTCCCCCCAGCCCGATGCCGCCGATGCACCGCTTGCCGTAGAAGCCGATGCCCTCAAAACCCTGATGCTGCATTGGGCATGGGAAATTTTATACACCCTTGACGGGCAAAACCAATTTATTGAGAGCGACGGCTTCCACGGCACCCAAATTGCCGAATTTATCGGCGCAGACAGTTGGTTTGACCAAGAAGATTTTGACCCGACAGTCGCCCGCCGCCACATCCGCCGCCATCATCAGGTTTCCACGCAGGACGACTTTAACCAGCTGTGGCAGGAAGGCGTGCCAGCCGTATTAAAAAGCAATGTTGCCCAATGGACGGAAATGTTCGGTTTTGACGAAACCGAATCGCGCCTGCTGACTTTTGCGATTTTACTGCACACCAAACCCGAACTGATGCGCCTGTGTGCGCTGTTGAACGAATTGGACGACAACGACACCTGCCACGTCCTGTCCAAACTGCTGCACCTGCCCGAAAACCACATCACCCAAGCCCTGCAGTCACACGGACGTTTAAGCAGCACCGGCGTACTCAGCCTTGACCGCAACGAAGACTATACCCTGCGCAGCAAAATTGACCTGCTCTCGCGCCAGTTTGCCGTTCAGATGGCAGCAGAACCGCTCAGCCCCGCGCAGGTATTGAAAGAACACATTACCACGCCCCCGCAAACCCAATTAAGCCCCGAAAATTTCGCTCATTTGGGTGTGCTTACCCCTGCTGCCGTTTCCCATTTGCAAACCGTGTTTGCCGACAAACAAAACGGCTGCAATATTTTGATTCACGGCGCGGCAGGCACAGGCAAAACCGAGTTCACCCGCGTATTGGCACAGCAGGCAGGTGTGGAACTGTATGAAATTGCATGGTCAGACGAAGACAACCGCCCCCACAACCGCAACAGCCGCATCAATGCCCTGCGTATGGCACAAAATATTTTTTCCGCGCAAAAAGTGATGCTGATGTTTGACGAAGTGGAAGATTTGTTTGACCGCGGGCAATCCGATTTCAGCCTCAACAAAGCTTGGCTCAACCGTATGTTGGAAAACAATCCCGTGCCTACCGTATGGGTGTGTAACAACGTCCATTTGATTGACCCTTCAGCGGTGCGCCGTTTTGATATGGTGATTGAAATGAAAGTTCCGCCCGTTCCCGTTCGCGCCCAAATGATTCGCGATTTGGCTGGGGATTACCTGCCCGCGCCGCAAATCCGCGCCTTGGCGGAAAGCGATGTTTTGGTGCCTGCCTTGCTCAAACAGGCGCACCGCGTTACCGAATCCGCAGGCAAAGACTGGCAAGCCGAACCCAAAAGCGATTTATTTCAAAAACTTTTGCACAATACCTTAAAAGCACAAGGACATTTTCACGCCCTCAACACCCGTGCCAAACTGCCCGAAACCTATAATCCCGCGTGGATTAACTGCAAACAGGATTTACAGGCACTGGCAGACGGTATCGTTGCCACAGGGCGCGGCACATTGTGCTTATACGGCGCCCCTGGAACAGGCAAAAGCGCGTTTGCGGCGTGGCTGGCAGAACGCGCGGGCAAGCCTTTGTTATATAAACGCAGTTCGGATTTATTGTCCAAATATGTCGGTGAAACCGAACAGCTGATTGCCGCAGCCTTTGAAGAAGCCAAAGAAAACGATGCTGTGCTGGTGTTTGATGAAGTGGACAGTTTTTTACAAGACCGCCGCAATGCCCGTCAAAATTGGGAAGTCACCCAAGTCAACGAAATGCTCACGCAAATGGAAGCGTTTGACGGTATTTTCGCTGCCAGCACCAATTTAATGCGCAATCTCGACCAAGCTGCACTGCGCCGTTTTGATTTTAAAATTGAATTTGGCTGGCTCAAGCCCGAACAGGCTTGGTCTGCATTCCAAAACCATTGCGTCCAATTGGGTTTGGCTGTAGCCGACAACGACCCTGTGTTAAAAGCGGAATTGTGGAGCATGCCGCAGCTGGCTTTGGGCGATTTTGCCGTGGTGGTCAAACAGGCGCGGATTGTGCCTGTGGCAGATGCGGCGGCGTTTGCAGCGGCTTTAAAACGCGAATGTGCGTTAAAAGAAGGGGCAAAAGGCACGTTTGGCTTTGTTTAA
- a CDS encoding DUF2868 domain-containing protein — translation MYLLTELVRLLETRGHTFAADPLLITERLRSDPSGFAERLHRRAAQIDADGALIHQLYTHRQRAVWLLSAATAAWFVLGFIGTYSLMRQHNLNFLFVLAGILGINTLMLLWWLASVWRQRPYHGGWLYPTLLFGRKPDAVPAALAELYAQTTQSPVFFWRASAVSHRLSLSALCGMFAAALLLLTVRQYTFNWESTLLDSRAFSRAVDVLGWLPSALGLPVPDADAVFANRNRADAVHAARWGGLLLGSIACYGILPRLLAWGVCFWQQRRSCISLDLTLPYYQNIIGQWQRRITDHSSDFRADAVHHRTPPHTPADQYWAVALDAPDAPATWFQNAYNRIWRDKGIVCERDDFHHFTEQLARQNQNIMLLIGIRARATPDRGTVRRLSVLAHHARGGLAIRLIGNGGDSVKQWQQICAEHGWHIV, via the coding sequence ATGTACCTGCTTACCGAACTGGTGCGCCTGCTGGAAACGCGAGGCCACACTTTTGCCGCCGACCCTTTGTTAATTACCGAACGCCTGCGCAGCGACCCTAGCGGTTTTGCCGAACGCCTGCACCGCCGCGCCGCCCAAATTGATGCCGACGGGGCATTAATACACCAGCTCTACACTCATCGCCAACGCGCTGTTTGGCTGCTGTCTGCCGCTACCGCTGCATGGTTTGTGCTTGGCTTTATCGGTACTTACAGCCTAATGCGCCAGCATAATTTAAATTTTCTGTTTGTATTGGCGGGGATTTTGGGCATCAATACCCTGATGCTGCTGTGGTGGCTGGCAAGCGTTTGGCGGCAGCGACCCTACCACGGCGGTTGGCTGTATCCCACCTTGCTGTTCGGACGCAAACCCGATGCCGTTCCTGCCGCCTTGGCGGAACTTTACGCGCAAACCACACAAAGCCCCGTCTTTTTTTGGCGTGCCAGTGCCGTCAGCCACCGTTTGTCGCTGTCTGCCCTGTGCGGAATGTTCGCCGCCGCGCTGCTGCTGTTAACTGTGCGCCAATATACGTTTAACTGGGAAAGCACGCTGTTAGACAGCCGCGCTTTCAGCCGTGCGGTGGATGTTTTGGGCTGGCTGCCTTCCGCACTCGGCTTGCCCGTACCCGATGCCGATGCCGTTTTCGCCAACCGCAACCGCGCCGATGCCGTTCACGCTGCCCGTTGGGGCGGACTGCTGCTCGGCAGCATTGCCTGTTACGGCATTTTACCGCGCCTGCTGGCATGGGGTGTCTGTTTTTGGCAACAACGCCGCAGCTGCATCTCACTCGATTTAACCCTGCCTTACTACCAAAACATCATCGGACAATGGCAACGCCGCATTACCGACCACAGCAGCGATTTCCGTGCCGATGCCGTTCACCACCGCACGCCCCCGCACACCCCCGCCGACCAATATTGGGCCGTTGCCCTCGATGCCCCCGATGCCCCCGCCACATGGTTTCAAAACGCCTACAACCGCATTTGGCGCGACAAAGGCATTGTGTGCGAACGCGATGATTTTCATCACTTTACCGAACAGCTTGCCCGCCAAAACCAAAACATTATGCTGTTAATCGGCATCCGCGCCCGCGCCACCCCCGACCGCGGCACCGTGCGCCGTTTAAGCGTTCTCGCCCACCACGCACGCGGCGGATTGGCGATTCGTTTGATTGGCAACGGCGGCGACAGCGTCAAACAATGGCAGCAGATTTGTGCCGAACACGGTTGGCACATTGTGTAA
- a CDS encoding surface lipoprotein assembly modifier, whose amino-acid sequence MLRSNWLHIIFLCACWQAHAQIPSDTVWDNQRLQQQPELLERLLIDAMDGSDAKLLASLNEAYAQLPQADELLKMRAQAVLLRLNGRLDEAEDLYRRLPHDHSNHLRDRLDEAAVLFENGKTREADAAFAALAEETLPAAVHANIARFRHAIARRQQWQWGFALQPVYNDNINNAPPPHCLNGVYCTRTTAQSAYGGSYAIQLAKTQPLHGKHNLAVQLQHDGTFYFGQNGYNEASARAALGWQYRDARHEWSLLPFYQIRLEGAESFSGNRAARALPYAHRHTLGTRLAWAYRPDRYSLFRIQLEAQRHRYRDAAYAQRQDGNQWSSAISFAKQITPQASLSAAYRYELFRPKHQHIGAFENNAAFQFHGLSGVWSQHWQGTGTDTRLSAHYGIRQYRGIAAFGTQAQRNREYGAGIAVSQRQLQWRGWQPVLFYQHSRIRSNMPWAQRRKRSFGIGLEAGF is encoded by the coding sequence ATGTTAAGAAGCAATTGGCTGCACATTATTTTTTTATGCGCCTGCTGGCAAGCCCACGCACAAATCCCGTCCGACACTGTTTGGGACAATCAGCGTTTGCAGCAGCAACCCGAATTATTGGAACGGCTGCTTATTGATGCCATGGACGGCAGCGATGCCAAGCTGTTGGCATCTTTAAACGAAGCCTATGCCCAACTGCCACAAGCCGATGAGTTGTTAAAAATGCGGGCGCAAGCCGTATTGCTGCGTTTAAATGGACGTTTGGACGAAGCCGAAGACCTGTATCGCCGTTTGCCGCACGACCACTCCAACCATTTGCGCGACCGTTTGGACGAAGCCGCTGTTTTATTTGAAAACGGCAAAACCCGTGAAGCCGATGCTGCATTCGCCGCACTCGCCGAAGAAACCCTGCCTGCCGCCGTTCACGCCAATATCGCCCGTTTCCGTCACGCCATCGCCCGCCGCCAACAATGGCAGTGGGGTTTTGCGCTGCAACCCGTTTATAACGACAACATCAACAACGCCCCGCCGCCGCATTGTTTAAACGGCGTGTACTGCACCCGCACCACCGCGCAAAGCGCATACGGTGGCAGTTACGCCATACAGCTTGCCAAAACACAGCCCCTGCATGGCAAACACAATCTGGCAGTACAGCTTCAACATGATGGCACATTTTATTTTGGGCAAAACGGTTACAATGAAGCATCGGCGCGTGCTGCTTTGGGCTGGCAATACCGCGATGCCCGACATGAATGGTCGCTGCTGCCGTTTTACCAAATCCGTTTAGAAGGGGCAGAATCGTTTAGTGGCAACCGTGCGGCGCGTGCTTTGCCTTACGCACACCGACACACTTTGGGAACGCGCTTGGCTTGGGCATACCGCCCCGACAGATACAGCTTGTTCCGCATTCAATTGGAAGCGCAACGCCACCGCTACCGCGACGCTGCCTACGCACAACGTCAAGACGGTAATCAATGGTCGTCAGCCATATCGTTTGCCAAACAAATCACGCCGCAAGCTTCGCTGTCTGCTGCTTACCGTTATGAATTATTCCGCCCCAAACACCAGCATATCGGCGCATTTGAAAACAATGCTGCGTTTCAGTTTCATGGATTATCGGGCGTGTGGTCGCAACATTGGCAAGGCACAGGTACAGACACGCGCTTGTCGGCGCATTACGGCATCAGACAATATCGCGGCATCGCGGCATTCGGCACGCAGGCACAGCGCAACCGCGAATACGGCGCGGGTATTGCCGTCAGTCAGCGGCAACTGCAATGGCGCGGCTGGCAACCCGTTTTGTTTTACCAACACAGTCGCATCCGCAGCAATATGCCGTGGGCGCAACGGCGCAAGCGTTCGTTCGGTATCGGCTTGGAAGCGGGATTTTGA